From Amaranthus tricolor cultivar Red isolate AtriRed21 chromosome 4, ASM2621246v1, whole genome shotgun sequence:
CGAGTCCTAACTTGAACACTTTTTAACTTCAAAGTAGCTAAACAATCTTTTTTTTGTTACACGAGGTAGACAGAGAGAAGGAGAGGATTAGGTGAGAAACGAACCGAAGACCTTTGGTACTTTCCCTTCAAATGAGACAAGACGTGATTCTCCAAACAATCATGAAACTCcacataaacataaaaaatgaaaaatatatatataaaaactcTATCAAATATAAACACCAAGACCTACAAATGGTAACTTTGAACATACAAAATGTGTAATCAAAATctaattgaagatcatagtatAAACCTGCAAACGTCAGAAATTCTAATCATCACTAGTCCTTCCTCTttctcttatatatatatatatatatatatatatatatatatatatatatatatatatatatatatatatatacatatatatatatatatacatatatacatatatatatatatatatatatatatatatatatatatatatatatatatacatatatatatatatatatatatatatacatatatatatacatatacatatatatatatatgaagaagttcaggtgagaaccatccttatatgaaccgtgagaaccaatctatCTGACAAAAAAGCGTTACTTTTCTATTAAAAAGGTGTTCCTTTTAGgcaaaaacgtgttactttttaaaaaaaatgatacttttcggcaaaaagtgttactttcagaaaaaaaaattctgacaaaacacacaaaaaggtgttactttctACATAAAAAGTGTTGCGTTTTGGAAAAAACGTcactttggattattttttttgaaagtaacgcttttttgataaaaagtaccaactttttttaaaaaaaaagtaacattttttggCCAAAAGTAAcagtttttttataatttacaatGGTTCTCCtagttctcatataagcttggttctcactaGAACTTgaccctaaatatatatatatatatatatatatatatatatatatatatatatatatatatatatatatatatatatatatatatatatatatattcattaatGAAGAAATACAGTCATATATCCATGGGATGAGAAATTCCAAAAGGCAAATAAAGATAGCTACAATATCACATTCAAAATACTGCTTCATAAATCATTTAATAGCAATGATTAATAATCTATATGCCGTAGCCCAAACTGATGCCAAAAATCCACCTTTGCCCTTAGCACCTCTACTTGTAAAAATTGATCATCGAAAATTCTCCATTTCCTTTTTAACCATATAGACCAtataatttgccaaaaaaaaaaatatcacccTGCTATGAGCTAGTAAATTGGACTAAAacagtaaattgaaaattgaaagaaTAAGATGacaaaagagaaattatactataaaattgatgattaaaggaagattacaaaataacaaaaagataGATCAAGCAATTCGAGAAGCTTAAAATGTCCTAAAATGAGTAAAACCCATCCAACAAGTGTATAACAATTTTCATGATTATAATGACTTCCTAATTcctcttatttatagtaaagCTACCACTTAAAACAAACTTATTCCCCAAGTTACTCCTAATATAGCAATTACTATTTTACCCTTTCGTAAGCCAATAACAGGTCATTGCACACCCACATCTTTTTAAGATCATTATCCCTTCCCATACCACaatggttaatcaaaagaaaATCTCCAATCCTTCTTGTAGAAATTCATTCTTCACCCCTAATCTTAAACAACCTTTGCCATTGTTCTCTCACCATCTTCCAATAAAAGCGggagaaaaaaagacaaaaattggAACAAAAATATCATTTGATTATCTTCTCATTCTAGCAACATAAAATGCACCAATGAGAAATTAATTCTTTATAAGGTCTTCTTAACTGATAAATTCTCTTGGACTACTAACCGCACATAAGCCTTGATCTTTTTAGGGACCTTTGCTTTCAAAATTCGTTCAGCCAAAGGAAAAGAAGAAGATCTATGAGGGTGGGAAGCCAGGTTGCACAAAAACGGCAGAAGAGAAAGATTTTTATGAATTAGAGATCCAAATTCTTGAATTAGATGCAGAGGATGGACTAAAATTTAGAATGACATCTAATAGCTCAACCACCAACTACAAATCCCTCTCTAATGGATCATGCCTGATAAACTCAAGGTAATATGATTGTTATCCCCTTCCCAAGTCCCAAGAATAAAATTCCATTAGCGTTGTGTTATGTTTTGATGAAAGGTGATATAATCTAGGAAAAAGTTCTTTGAATGGATGTCCCCCAACCAAACATTCACccaaaatttaataatgttgCCCCATCTAGCTTTTAaagtaaaagataaataaaatacatgtgAAATTGACTTCCAAGGATTGAGATAAGTGGATGTTGGACAAACCTTCACTTCCTAGATGGATGTAGCAAAACCAAATATGCTTCGTATTATCTTGTGCCACAAAGAGTTTTATTCCCGAACAACCACTTCCCTAATAATGCCATATAATTCCTTCAAATCCCCTACATCCAATCCCCATTGCTCAACAGGAAGCTTAATTTTGTCTCAATAGATCAAATGATCCCTTCTTAAGCCTCGCACTCATTACCAAAGAAAAATCCCTCATCATCCTACTCAAGCTTTTGACAACACAGGGAGGCTTAGGGACATTAAATAGATAGGAATATTGCTCAAACATGATTTAACAATCGAAACCTCCTTCCAAAAGATAACATCGTCTTTTCCCACCCATCCAATCTCCTCAAAACTTTCTCTATCATTGAGGCCCAAAAAACCTAAATACCTAATGCCATTTTCGAAAGCCCAAGTATGCACATAGTTGGCCATGGTAACCATTCAATTGACTCAATCTCTCCTACGTTAATCCATGATTTCGAAAACCTAATTTCATTTGGAAAGCCCAAGTATGATTAGTAAATGTAATAGATaaatggaaaaattaccctgaataatcaAACATTTTGCTGATTTTCCCGCAATAATTTCATCTATTGAGTAAACCATGTATAATCCTAACTTTTGTGGGTCTTTATCTAGGGTGAACCGAGACTACCTATTACATGTTAGTCAatttaccaaaataaaaaagaaaatctaaataaaattttcaaaagtaaaaaaaaaattaaaaaaaattgtcgcCCCTCCCTTTTCCCCTTCCTTATCTTGGACACTACATTCTCTTCCATACTCCATTGAAAACCTCACCCCCAACCACCACTACAAGCTACAAACTCTTTACAACCCACAAATACAGGTAAAAACCACAATAGCAACCCATCACCACATAACCCCAAAGGCCAAAACACGAAATCCTAGAGCCACCAAACTAAAACACTCACTCTACCTAGAccaagatttaaggaggttcattATTGTAGCAAAATCGTCTTCCTTGACTggtgttttatattttatgttcaAAAAGATAGTGGAGCTACTCAATCTCAATACAATGAAAGTATTGCAACAAAAAGATATTCATATGTAAGGAAGAATGTAGAAGGGGAAAGTTATATAAAATGAACATGGAGAGTAAGAGGATTAACTTGAAGCTCAAGTATTAAGTTTGGCTTAAGTTCCTTAATTAGCATGGGCTTGTATTTATAAGTAACTGAGTGGCAACATCGAGTAAATGCTGGCAAAAACATGTGTAAGGGAACCGAGCTAGAAGTACTCACCGGCTTGTTCGAGCATACCTTAGCTTGTTCGAGCATACCTGAGCTCGTTCAAGTAGCATGTTGAGTGCTTGTTCGATTAGTATTGATCTTCACGTGATGGCTATCAACTCTAATTTCAAATGCTTCCGTACAACTCCAAGACAAAGTCAAAGCGTATATCTTCCTCACTAGGCTTTGACAACTATTTAAGAGACTATTGGACGACTAAAGCATGTTTCATCAAACTCCAtgcttaaataaaaaaacaaaagttcACGTATACATAACAAGTGACTTAATCTAAATTACACTTCTCCATACATAACATGAGATTCTCACGTTCCGAATTTCAAGACAAATTAGCAAAAGACTTTGACTTAAAGTCATACTTTGCAATGATCCTAGCTACAGATTCACTAATCATTTAATCAGTTCAACTGATTTTTTCGATTGGAAATTTTTCCTAATCCGAACTAAATCGTCTTGAAATGGTTTGGTCAGGTGtgcttagtgatattttagttTTCCAAGTTCCAACAACTATATTTTAAAGCTAATTCCTAATCAACAAAACAATTACATTATATcaacaattttaatttgtagCAACCAAAAAGAAGGTATAGGGAGTAAGTGAACAAAAAGAGTAAATAAAATCGATCAAAAGAAAACAGTAATTCAactaaaattcaaacaaaaatgaaaaagaacatACCAGTAAGATCAGCCAGAAGAGCTTTACGAAGACATATTTAATGGTATAATTAGCAACATTAAGCAACCAAAACCCGATTACAAACACCAAGATCTTCATAGGTCGTTTCTATGTCCGCCATCTACTTCAATTTATCACCCAATCCCGACGATTAACACAACGACAATTAGTGTAGCACTAACTACATCTCTCTGATTAAAGATTGTCGACAAACCGATCATCGAAATTCCATCGCATAACCATAGGGAGTTTGAAGAGAGAGTTGTAGAGTCGGAGGGCCCCACCCGAATTGAATTGTATTCCACTGTAAAACCACCGTGGGGTTTGCTATTCAAGGTTTTGACGCAAAGTCGCAAATAATGAGTAGTTTAGGGTCTATTCGGTAtgtagttttgtatttttttttatttttaagtattaTTCCATTTAATTCAGCACTAacgttttatttgctttttgacactatttaattttaactcttaatttgtattttattattaatttataagttaaaccgtagtcatgtggaatcttgtttgattcgtttcaatgcaaatattattcatatcaactttctataatttttgataatacacaattagagatattaaggattgaataagtgcattgcatAGCGtacataaagtaaatgggacgttagtgttgaattggagggagtactaTTTATCAGAGTAGAATCGGTCCGATGTAAAGTTTTTTTGCTTcgacataaataaatatttgatttttaaaaagtaaagttAGAGATCTGTGTAGTAGAAATACTTAATTTTCAcagttatatgtataaattaactctgtagatttgaaaattgtcaataatatattatgcaatatattataatttctaatttatttataattataaataaatgttagtCAAAGATACTTTAATGGTAAAGACATTGATCAATATCcaattacatgttaattttCTTTAGCAAGTAAATTAGTTTCTATGGCAAACTCTATTTAGTTataacacttgaaattttctaaACTTTTTAGTACAATATATGATATAATTCTATATGTTttatagtatttatttttattatttatataataaaaaaaataatcgaaattatttaaaaatgatgATTTTGAAAGTTgacaatttaaaagtaaaaatcatCTTTCTGTGCTTTTTTGGTTTctaattttcaaaaacaaaaataaaaactgaacAATAAATTACGATACTAAATAGGTGTTTAGCTTTTTGGAGAattaataacattaaaaaattttaatggcgtggatatattaaaataaaaaaaaatccaaatgaAAATCCAAATGAAAACTCAAACTATATTAATTTAGGGTGGTGTGAGTAATGCTAATTTTGTTACAAGTCTTGTTCACAACACCGACATTGAAAAGGTGAAAAGTACGATAACTTTTGTATGGAATCATAATTTCCAATCCACTTGCAGATAAAGATGAATCTCAAGTGATTTAGATATATAAACTATAAAGTGCAAACTAAATTCTACAAATGAATCTTATGAGtctaaataatgataaataaaaaaaatagaaagaaatTGGTGAAATTATAAgagtatataaaaaataattttgtgttaATATTCACTAGCTTTGAGATCACTTCGAATAATAGTTGGACTTTATTCTCACATTCACCTTCAACTCGGATTTAAGTTTCACGTTCTCTAATTTTACTCTAACTTGTATTCTCGAGTCTTTTgcaaaattaaattatgaatttatttgtctaaaaatcaaatttctataataatatgtatattcataaacataaatttttttttgaataaattataaatataaatatttgaacAAGTCAAAAATTTTTGAGTTGTATCAGATTCGGAGTTTATGCCGAGTCAGATTGTCGAATTTTTAATGTGACTCCAATTCGAATCCGGCTCAAAATTAGGATATATAATTAGATACAAAGTCGAATTTCTTTTTCTCAAATTTAAATTGGATTATTTTCTCGAATCGAGTTGAAATAAGTCTGACTCAAACTAATTTATCATGCTTAGGTTATACTCGATTTAGACTAATGGAGTCAATTTTGATTAGCCTTCATATAAAAAAGGAAACGAATCATAGAAGCACCGGCTTAACGTTCTTACAATACAGCGTGTCATCGGCACATTGGTCCACTACTGCGGGTATATTTCTCCTTTCCTTTTCCTATCTGGCATCGTAAATGCTTTCAGATACTTACCATCTCCCAGAGAAACCTACATTTTCTGTATCTTTCTTATGTATTATCACTCATTGTAATATCAAATTTAAGCCTAATTCTTCGGAATTGACTCATTAAATTCCATTCATTTACTTCTAGAGTTAATCTAAATTTTCAATTGCACTTCAAATCCACGCCAAAAGCGGCTGTTTGATTgcgaaaattagggcaaaattttaacatttaatattaTGTAATCAATCAGAAGTTCAAGTTCAATTCTTGAGTTTTTCTCTAAAATTATGGCATCAATTCGACGAACTCTGTCTCCTGCGCATCAAGATCGATCACACCAAAATGGATCACTGAACAATAATTCAGCATTTCACAAACCTTCAAATTCGAATTTATTCGTAAAATTCCGACGATTTTTCGCCGAATTACTTCTCCTCCGAAATTCGCGACGAGCACAGCCATACTCATGGAAGAGACATTTCTATCGTTGTGTACTTTGCTTCCTCATCGgaattttgttaggtattttaCCGTTTGGTCAGATTGAAGATGTTAGAACTCATGATTTTTCGTTTGAAGTGAAACCTCAACTTCAGCAAGAAACATTCAGAAGTGAAGAAGAATCAATGGAACAGATGAAGGATATTGAGGTAAAGTTTGATGCGGTATTAGCAGAGAAATTTGATCATAAATCTAAGAAACTATTGATTGTTGTTACTCCAACTTATAATAGAATACTTCAAGCTTACTATCTGAATAGATTGAGTCAAGTATTGAAGCTCGTAAATCCGCCAATGCTGTGGATTGTGGTGGAAATGGGTGCGCAATCGTCGGAAACTGCAGCGATTTTGAGGAATAGTGGAGTGATGTATCGGCATTTGGTTTGTCACAAGAATTTGACGAATATTAAAGATAGAGGTGTTGAGCAAAGGAATACTGCTCTTGAACATATTGAAACTCATAAACTTGATGGCATTGTTTACTTTGCTGATGATGATAATATATACTCTTTGGAACTCTTTGAAAGAACCAGACTTATAaggtatttttattttctttctgtttttgtttgattttgacaACCATTTTGCTTAATTCTGGTTGAATGTGCATGTGGATTTGATAGATGTAGCTGTTAAGATATCAATTTGGCTCATGACATAAGCTGCGATAATGTTTATCCTTTAGCTTTGGCTTCTGCTAGGCTTTGGCTTTGGCATATTTTTGAAATCAAGATTTGGCATAGTTGTTAGTTGTTAACTATATGATTATAACTTTTATAAGGTACATTATTAGGTAGTATCCGTTATGTATGTATTGAGTCATTGATTAGTAATTTAGTACAATATTGTCTTGTTTGTATGTTGGTGGTTATTGGTactaaacggtggtaatgagaataaaaggtagtgtaaattttattgtaatgTACATTATCATTTCCATGGTGATGAAATTTAAtcttaaaaatgtattttttgttcacaaaaaatttttataaagtaaatgagatgattgaagaataAGAAGCATAACCATTCAACTTGTCGGTACCAAAATTACCCTAACTTTTCATAGGCACTCCCACTATTTAATACCAGCAAATAAGCGACCCGTAAAAGGCATTGGTTATGTATGGGATTAAAGACTTTGGCTTTGTTTACTATATAAGTTATCATCGGTTATGTATATATCTTAATCTTTGATTAGTACAATATAACTGTAAGTTATCATCGGTTATCTATAGATCAAATcattttgaagatttttttctCATTAATCCTTGCTTTTTGTTTGTCAATTCATTCAAGTAAGGGTGATGGACTTACGTGTTTTTGATTGCCTGTGTGATAGAAAGCAGAATTTTGGCATAGGTGATGTGGAATTATGTACTGTTATTCTGTTCTTGTGATAGCAAGGATCACAGGTTTATTGATATCAGAAAATGCCATGTTTTTAGAAGGGTTTTTACTAGTTTGCTTATTTTAGGATAGTTGACTAGAGAGGAAAAGGGTTTCGTAGTGTCTATGGGCTGTGGCTTGCTTAATATCACGCTTCACTTAGAAAACTTCAGTTACGAACCATTTTTGTAGAAATTCCATTCAATGTTCTGCCCCTGTAGAAAATTAATCTTTGTAAGGATGAAGTGTACGTTTCTGGACAAGAAGAACCTCTTATGAACATTCTGTCAATCAGTTGCTTATGAGTCAAGTATTGTTATTTGATCATTACCGTTAAAGTGTCTTACTTGGTATACTGACGCCCTGCAAACATAGATTCATTTCGTGGAACTATGcgaatataaaagaattttaaaCCAACAGGTTCTATATGATAATAAGTAGTAATTCATTTTCACCTTTGGTGTGATTGTAAGATGTGTCAGGTCCATATATCTAGAAAAATTGTAATATGCCAATGTCCTTTCCCAAACACAAGCTAACAAACAGTCAACAGAAAGGGAAAAAGATAATCCGAGCGAAAAGAGCTATTGGTCTTTTTTTATGCCAAAAGCTAGATGTATGTTGATTTTGCTATCCCGATGTTTTGTCACCTTTTtgtcataattataaaatacgtTATCTTGTAATATTTCCTCATGTCAAATGTTTTGCAAGTCTTGCAGTCGTTTTGGCACGTGGCCTGTTGCAATGCTggcacaaaacaaaaataaggcAACACTTGAAGGTCCAATATGCAATGGAAGTAACATAATTGGATGGCACACAAATGAGAAAAGTAAGAGACTTCGGAGATTTCATGTTGATATGTCTGGATTTGCATTTAATAGTACTATCTTGTGGGATCCAAAGAGGTGGAAACGTCCCTTTTCGAATCCGATAAGGCAGTTGGACTCTGTGAAGGAGGGTTTCCAGGTATTTACTTATGAACTCGACATGCACATTCATGTTTTTTAACTATATGTTTGTACTCCTGTTGTGTGGGGCTTACACTTCTTTGCTGGTGCTGTTGAGCTCTTTGATAAATGTGGTTGCTATTTATAAGCATGTTCCTTTTGGTGGTCGTTCATATAGGAGACAACATTTATAGAACAAGTGGTTGCAGAAGAAAGTCAAATGGAAGGTGTGCCTGTTGGCTGTGGGAAGGTTATGAACTGGCATCTCCACTTGGATGCTCGGGGGGTTGCATATCCAAGAGGGTGGGTGGTTCAGAAGAACCTAGATGCTGTGCTGTCCATTAATTAAGGAGATACAGCCCTGTTTTTGATCTCGAGCTATTTAAGGTGAGAAATCAGATCTTTGTATTTCAATCATTTGAATTTTTAACTATGTTATCGAAGAGTTGCATATTCCCAAAGAAGTAATGTTTATGGTGGTTCCAGAAAGGGTGATAAAATACACTTTGTTTTCTCTGATTGAATTTGTGATACGGAATTACAAATAGAACGGTTATATCTTGTGCTGACTACTATTTGGAGATCAAAAGCAGTTACAGGAGTGTGGTTTCTAATTAGGATATTTTTGAATCGAAACTGTTTGGAAACATTTCACTAACCCCCCTTCTCGTTTACTCTTCTTTTTTAATCAGTTGTATCTTTCTGGTATTATGCAGATAAAGGGTCCATGAAAACCCGTTAACTTAGGATTGATGAATAATTTGGATTTTATTATGAACTTACAAAGATATAAAATCGAAAAGAGCTTCCTTCATTCTGATTAGACGGAATCTGCAATTGGATTCCTATATAGTGTCTGCTGTCTAGTGGAGCAGGGGAGAGCACTTCACCTCATTTTCTCTTATTTCTGTCTCGTTTGAGGTTGTTACATGGTGTTTATGGATGCTTAATAGTATGCCATTGGCATTGGTgcttttttttgtgattttcatTACGATATCTCAATATCCAATTGACAGATACTGTTTTACTTGTGCTGACGCCTGACAGTGCCCGTGACATTGGTGTTGGTACTGCAGTGGCTGCCTCATTGAGATTGCTTATGGTTTTGTCTGTGCATCCAGCACCAGCATAATCAACATGAAGGTGCAAGgatattgttcattattagataTATTCTCTCGAACTACCCTTTTCGCTTTCTCCAAAGAATTTTTCTTAGTTATAGAATTTTGATCAAATTTTTTGAGCATTAGTAGTAGCGTCTGGCCCTCTAAATTTTCTCGTTCTTAAGAGGTGATTTTGTTACAATGTACAAATTCCTTTTCTGATGTTTTCATATTTGAAGTACTATATACCAATATTAGTGaagaaaaatatattgaagGTGGGTAAAAATTGAGGCGGATCATATAGATTTCCTATTCTCATGCATTATTTACCTTTTAAAGTGATATTTCTTTCTTTATGGCCACAATATTATCGTACACAAATACACAAGCCATCTCTACGATAATAGTCCAAACTAGATAAATTCCCGTGTAAAACAAAGatgtaataaatatttatttttatgaatatattcatattaatttataaattaattcatttacaacacaaatttaatcattaaatctttgtatcttttatgataatataattGACAAAGCAAAGAAATAATTTATTCGAATATCTCATGATAtaataccactgagtttcttcgaaattcactatataccacacgaaatgttttaatttaccatataccattgagtttacgtccgttagcacagaataccattaatgacaactgccgtcagtgtgccgtttgcaATTGGACTGGAATTTCATGTAACAATCTTAATTCTATCTCCATCATCAATTCAAGCAATCAAGATCTTACTGGTGATCTAACCAATTTCAGTTTCAGTGATTTCCCAAATCTATCTTTTTTAATTCTTGACACCAACAATCTTTCTGGACAAATCCCGGTAACCATTGGTAATCTCTCTAAACTCACTCAATTAGATATTAGTAACAATTATTTTGAAAGCTATATTCCTTCTGAAATTGGTCAATTGTCTCAACTTGTAAATCTTAACCTGTCAATTAATAACATTGCTGATATAATTCCTCCGGAAATTAGCAATTTGAGAAAGTTAAGAACCCTAGATTTGGGTACAAATTACCTTGAAACCCCTAATAATTGGTCTAAGTTTAACTCCATGCCTGTATGGACCCACTTAAATTTTGGGTATAATGAGCTAACTGGAGAATTTCCTAGCTTCATTTTTGGGTGTAAGAATTTGACTTATCTGGATTTGTCAATCAATCATTTAATTGGGTTAATCCCAGAATCTCTATTCTCTAATCTTCCAAATCTTAAGTACCTTGATCTATCTGTGAATTTGTTCAATGGGTCAATATCACCCAAGATTTCTAATCTATCTAAACTAACTGAACTTCATTTAAAGTTGAACATGCTTTCTGGTTCAATTCCTGAGAGTATAGGTAAAATTTCTGGCCTCAAAGTCATTGAATTGCGCAATAATTCACTTTCTGGAAGAATACCTTCATCTATAGGACAACTTAGGGAGGTTCAGAGATTTGatgttaatgaaaataaattgaacTCTAGTATTCCTTCTGAACTTGGGTTATGTACTAAGCTTAGTTTTCTAGCTCTTGCTGATAATTCACTAACTGGGGAATTGCCCTTATCCTTGACTAAACTTAGAAAAATTTCAGAACTTGGATTATCACAAAACAATCTGTTTGGTGAAATTTCTCCATATTTCTTAACCAATTGGACTGAGTTGATCTCCCACGAAACTTTGGTGAAAAAATTCATTCTCTTTACAATGTTAGCTTTTCAAACAATAGTTTTTCTAGGGAGTTGCCTCCAAAGTTGTGCAGTTGGCAAATTGAATTCTCTTCAGAATCTTGATTTATCGGCTAACAATTTGTTAGGTGAACTTCCCAGATCACTTGAGGATTGTAGCAATTTATTAAGCATAAATTTGAGTCACAATGGCTTATTAACCATCACAATGTTAACTACTTGGtttaaaaaaatggtatttaacgcaaataaaaatagtaaatggtgtatggtgaattattaatttaccacaaacggcacactgacgacAGTTGTCATTAATAGTATTCagtgctaacggacgtaaactcaatggtatatggtgaattagaacATTTTgtatggtatatggtgaatttcgaagaaactcagtgatatatcatgaaatatccgtaatttattatacaattatattaaaacatatatgtaaagacaaaaaattattattaatcaataaaattttatcaaattgaTTAACGTTAAGTTATATTATATCGATAAATCACCCAAGTAAATGTCCGTCAttagttttttataaaattaagttttagtTACggagtataattttaaaatgcaaTAGCatactttatttattataaaaaaataattcttttttctatGATCCTATCATtgaaatattttagattttCCATCAATACATTATATTTTAGTCTAATTTGTAGATTATTATCAtgtatgattatatatattttttaaaagaataataaaatatataaattgaatataaaatataatataaattttgaactTAAGACTTACTATTGTGtgtattaaaatagaaaattaaattattttatttttatccttttatgGTTGGATCACttctaaatgaaataaactttgattttatttaagatatgggatagaaaaaaatataggttTGTATAAGGAAATATATTTAtagtcaattaaaaaatattatattttttaatgagttaattTTTTCCTTAAATATCAAGTCAATCATCAAAAGTTTTCATATCAGCAATAGAAAAtaggcaaaaaaaaatttaataagaacATGACAAGTTGTTTCTTCATTAgcatatttttttgattattgataAGATAATGCTTATCATCTGTCAATTACTATATATAGTACTCCTATGTCCTCCTAAATCCTTATTTAGGGAATTCACATACGTATTAATTGTAATGTAGTTGTAGAAGTGAAAAATTTGAATCGTAGATATGGTATCAAAAGAGAAGAAAATGTGTGGattataactataaaaaaaGCAAGCGGTGGGATACAAATTTTATGCTTTCTCCGTTTTGTTTTAGTCGCTATATTTGCATGGGCACgaaaattgagaaaaatgaTTGacttacactgtagctgattgtttactttatagagtatagtattttattattgt
This genomic window contains:
- the LOC130810954 gene encoding probable leucine-rich repeat receptor-like protein kinase At1g35710, producing MLSKSCIFPKKTVISCADYYLEIKSSYRSVCLLSSGAGESTSPHFLLFLSRLRLLHGVYGCLIVCHWHCARDIGVGTAVAASLRLLMCAVCNWTGISCNNLNSISIINSSNQDLTGDLTNFSFSDFPNLSFLILDTNNLSGQIPVTIGNLSKLTQLDISNNYFESYIPSEIGQLSQLVNLNLSINNIADIIPPEISNLRKLRTLDLGTNYLETPNNWSKFNSMPVWTHLNFGYNELTGEFPSFIFGCKNLTYLDLSINHLIGLIPESLFSNLPNLKYLDLSVNLFNGSISPKISNLSKLTELHLKLNMLSGSIPESIGKISGLKVIELRNNSLSGRIPSSIGQLREVQRFDVNENKLNSSIPSELGLCTKLSFLALADNSLTGELPLSLTKLRKISELGLSQNNLFGEISPYFLTNWTELISHETLVNFPDHLRIVAIY
- the LOC130810996 gene encoding probable beta-1,4-xylosyltransferase IRX9H translates to MASIRRTLSPAHQDRSHQNGSLNNNSAFHKPSNSNLFVKFRRFFAELLLLRNSRRAQPYSWKRHFYRCVLCFLIGILLGILPFGQIEDVRTHDFSFEVKPQLQQETFRSEEESMEQMKDIEVKFDAVLAEKFDHKSKKLLIVVTPTYNRILQAYYLNRLSQVLKLVNPPMLWIVVEMGAQSSETAAILRNSGVMYRHLVCHKNLTNIKDRGVEQRNTALEHIETHKLDGIVYFADDDNIYSLELFERTRLISRFGTWPVAMLAQNKNKATLEGPICNGSNIIGWHTNEKSKRLRRFHVDMSGFAFNSTILWDPKRWKRPFSNPIRQLDSVKEGFQETTFIEQVVAEESQMEGVPVGCGKVMNWHLHLDARGVAYPRGWVVQKNLDAVLSIN